Part of the bacterium genome is shown below.
CTTTCGTCAAGCGGCGGGAGGTCGGGGTAATTAAGGATGATCGACGCCGCGTCTTCGTAGTGGCGAATAAACGACGCGGGGTCCATCGGTTCGCGGCGAAATCGCCGGGAAACAGCATCGAGCTTTTCGATGAGTGTGACGAGCGGATGCACGCAACGGACGTCCACGGGGCGATTGTCGATGAAATCGTCGAGTTGCCCGAGTCGCATCAGTTCGTCGTGAACGAATGAGCTGATCGTGCACCGAACAAACGGCGTGACGCGCGCGGCGCCAACTTCGAGCATGACATAGGGCGACAGGTCGCCGAGGTCGCGCTGAAATTGTCCGGGATATTCGACGTGGTACACCGCGCCGCGAGCATCCTTGTCGATCGAATCAGGCATCAAGGCGACACTCGCATCGGGCACGGCCATGACGTTTTCAAGCGCCTCGTAGAATCCGCGTCTGGCCGCAATGCGGCCGGGATTCGTGCTTTTCCACGACGGGACGGGAGGCACGCCGGCGCGACCCGGTTCCATGCGAAGGTCAACGTCCTCCGAAAACCGTTCGATGAGGTGATAAGCCTTGGAAAGCGACGTGCCGCCTTTGAACCAGATATCGAGATCGGTCCGATGAAGCGCCCAAAGCGTGTGCGTGATCCAATAATCCTTCTCGATCAATCCGTTCGACAGCGCGCGCGATCTCGCGATGTGCATGACGAGAATTTCGAAGTCAGTGTGCTGATGCGGAAATGTCATGAGATCGTGCTTTCACGGTGGCTTCCGCGATAACGCGTTGCGTATTTCGAGCTCCGA
Proteins encoded:
- a CDS encoding nucleotidyl transferase AbiEii/AbiGii toxin family protein, which encodes MTFPHQHTDFEILVMHIARSRALSNGLIEKDYWITHTLWALHRTDLDIWFKGGTSLSKAYHLIERFSEDVDLRMEPGRAGVPPVPSWKSTNPGRIAARRGFYEALENVMAVPDASVALMPDSIDKDARGAVYHVEYPGQFQRDLGDLSPYVMLEVGAARVTPFVRCTISSFVHDELMRLGQLDDFIDNRPVDVRCVHPLVTLIEKLDAVSRRFRREPMDPASFIRHYEDAASIILNYPDLPPLDESASALIDDLLREKQIRWRPDANDAAFNLRAKKNADVFAAYDAIAPMYWGKRIPLARCCALIREWLKTNA